The sequence AAAGTTGAAGCTGTAACTGAATTTGAAGTCACAGCTTGAGGTGAAGTAAGCCGCCTGTGATCACACAGGGAACTGAATGCTGGGACTTCCTTGGGATCGATGCTGTGGATGTTATAGGTACTCTACCAAAGCCTGGGTTTCATGATACTCAAATGTATACCTTTGTAATAAAATGGATGGAGGCACTTCCTAATCTTGATCTTCTGATTATTTCTCATTAAAAGTATTTGGCTTTTGGGTGGTTATTTTGCCCCCAAATTTACTCCTGGGTTTGGTACTAGTTCCAAGGATAGCACCCTGACACAAGCAACCTTAGTTCTGCATTGCCCTCTGCCCCCAAGTCCCTTCCCTCACTATCTCTACTGCCTGTCTTTCCTTGCTCCATGGACTAATACTTCACTTCTCTCTAGAACAATTTTCCCTATTGCTCTATCAGCATGTGTAATTTTGTAGCACagattttatgtattatgttagTTTTGTAGGATAATATTTGTGCCTCAGTGATATAACTGTTATATTAAATATCTCCACCAACAAGAGTCATTTACTAAGGAAGAAAGGCTCTCAAAGAGAGCCAACTAGTGCATCTCAAATTGAAAGTGTGGCAATGTGTGGGGAGATGAGCCTGGCTTACCCAGCAAGCCCTGTACGCAGGTCAGCATAGGCCTAGTTCTGCTGGGGTCCTAAGGCCAAGGCTGTAGGGCCCTGGACTGCCCATCACCCTCTCTGGGTTCTCTGCACCTCCTGCTCTTCTTTCCTCTCCCAGGAGGAGACTGCGGGGTTCTCGAGAGCCTCTGCCACCCCCATTCTCTTGGGCTGTTTTCCTCATGTTCTGTTGCTTGCCAGAACCTTCCACTCCATGTTCTCACCTCCATGAACTGTAGGAACCTTCTGTGTGCGGTAAGGTCTGGCTTGGTCTGGTAGATAGgtgttttttcctttcccctttttCTTCATTGTCATGGAAAAGGTATTACAATCCTTTTTAGTCAGAAGTTCATTAAACGCTGACTCTCCCTTTGTGGGAAAACCATTGGCCACTAAGTCCTGAGAGGGTGGCATGGCTGTGTCCTGACTTTTTCCAGTTCAGGTTTCTTGTCATGTTAACCCTGCTGTCCCTCTTTGGACCAGGTGTCTTGCTGAGGTTTCCTGGGAATCTCTGAGGTTTGCCTGTGTATccacctctctctacctcttttccCCAAATTCCCTCTGTCTATCATGACTTCTTTGTATGTCATGATGTTGACTTCACATTAGTGTCTTTTATCTCATCTGGAAAATGTACACATACACCCTTATGTGCATTATTCACATTAAAATAAGCAAAAGTGGTTTGAAACTAAAACTTTTAAACTCATAGGGACAGCATAAAGAAAGCCTTATCCCCACTTTTTAGCTTTCACCTTATCTATGAATGCACTTCTCTCCCTGATAgtgccattatggatttagaaatATAGCAATGAAACATTTGATAAATACTCTCCGTGCTTCTATTCTCTTATGATTTCAAGAAAACAGTTCTGACTTATTCTTCGaatacattcatttttttttgccaCCTCACTGCACCTGGGCCATTGGTTGAATTATAAACACTTACTCTGAGGGTCGTGTGTTCTCCTCCTGAAGTAAAACAGTCTCCTCTGCTGTCTTCTCCAAATCTCTGGCTGGAACGTGGTCTCCCAGGATTTTCCAGGCAAACAACCTTTCAGGACATCTCCAGAGGCACACAGACACAGTTTCAGGTTGTGCAAACAGGCTGGTGTGCTCTCTTTATATAAAATGTGGGTGTGACCCTGCCGTCCCCAGAGGGCCTCTGAGAACACAGCACCTACCTCCTGATGGTGGGGTGGCTCACAGTGACTCCAGACAGGCAGTGCTCTCCAGAGCCCAGGTGAAAGACCAATCAACTGCAGGGTGGACATGGGGTTGAACTAGTAGACATATTTTACCTGTGCAGGTGTGTGGGATCATGGAATCAGGCACTGTGGGAACGGGGAACCCAGTAGCCCTCCCTGTGTGGGGTTCACTGGGGCTTCTGTGTGTGCCTCAGAGACCAAGTCCTgcattctgaggggcccagatacATAGCCTGTGCCCTGAGCCTGCTAATCTGCAATAGCCTCCACCATTCCTCTCTGAATGACAGGATTGTATATTTGCCATGTTCAGATTGGAGAGAGTGACACAGCTCATTGCTTGCATGTCTTTAAGAACTCTGAACATGTCACAGTGTCTTGAAACTTTGGAAAACCATGAATAAATATAGGCCAGGACATTGTGGAGGACAGGGTTTAGTGTGGCTGGATTCACACTCCAGACCTGACACCAGCTGAATGGATCTGGATACCCTTTACATTCCTGTCAAATAAATTTACCCCTGTAGGGTGATCTGTCTGGTGGCTTTCAGATCATTCACTGTGATGCCCAAGCACCAGGTCCTGACTCCCCAACGTCTCCAGCACTGCAGACAGAGCCCCACACCCGTGGGAGGCTGGGTCTCCTCCTATCTCTTTTTATTTCTGATGCTTAGTTCAGACTTGATTCTCCTTTAGGGGAGCATCATTCCAATGAGAGTCCTCTCTATGCTGAATCTGATACTTATTTTccacttcttcatgaaatatttcattGAGTATGTTTTTATGAGCAGGCTTAGTGGTTATGAATTTCTTTAGCTTCCAATTATCATGgaagttttaaaattaatcttCAATTCTGAAGTGTATTTTTGCAGGATATGGTATTTTGGCTGGTACTCATTTACTTTCAGGGTTTCGTATAGATTATTTCAAGACCTCTTGACTTTTATGGTTTGGGCTAAGAAAGCAGTTAAATTTTGAGCTGGCTTATCTCTAAATGTGCCTTGCTCTTTATTTCTTGCAGATCTTAAAAGTCTATCATTATTCTGTATATTAAGGAGTTTTCATTACAATGTATATGGAGAGGATAATCTGTTTATGTGGGGCTCTAAGTGCTTCTTATATTTGGAATTTCATTTCATTGCTAAGATTTGGAAAATACtctgaaattatttcattgaGGTGTGTTCCTTTAGTTTGTATTTCAGTGTCTTTGTGTATGTCAATAATTCTTAGGTTTGTTCTCTTAAAGTTACTCTGATTTCTTAAACATGGTGGTCATGGTCTGCTACATCTTTTCTTTATTGTTGACATTAATTTCAAGATTACATACTTTTTCTTCAAGGGTTGATTATTCTGCCTTCTATGAGGTCTAATGTATCGATGGTgctttcatttgaatttttaatttaattttttgagtctAATTTCTGATATTTCTATTTAGTTCTTCttcagaatctctctttattgaaatgaccttttacttcctgtattttctaagTTTGTTCCTTACATCTACATTTAGCTCACTGAACATTTTAACTATGGACCTTCCACATTCTGTCTCTGATATTTCTCCTCCACAGTTTCAATGCAATAACTTGGTGCAGTGTCATGGgctatttgtggtgttttttcccttgatttttcatattgtttgtatCCATCTGCTGGGAGGATTATTGGTTCTCCTTTGAGGCAAGGGTCCTTTTCTTAATTGCTGTGATGTTATTTATTATTGAATATAAATATAGTACTTAATGAATATTAaagataatatttaatatttaattcaaTATCACTTtagtatttattaaatattatatttaatatttcaatattattatttaatattactCTCCTCTACAGGAATCCTCTGCTTTCCCCAGTATCAGTACAACTTTAGAAGAATGTATTAAATCCTGTTAACTGCAATCAGTTCAGAGCAAAACTTTGTAGCaactaattttaagaaaaaaaaacttttaaaaaatgttctctagttcctttatttttttatatgggaCTTTGATAGTTTTGTGGAATAATGCGATAATTTAGTTATTAAAGGTATTAAAGTTATTACTACACTAACAAGTGGATGAATTGGGGAGGAGAGAAAATTTGGgcatgcaaaaaaagaaaataagaaaaattaggATCCAAGGTATAAAAGCAGACAAAGATGAGTTGGGTGAATCTGAGGCGGGAAGAGATATTGCAGGAGAGAAGGACTGAGTGAAGCAAGTGTAATCCTGAGTTAGAAAAacaaagatggaaagatttcagtTGTTGCATTAAAACATTAAGAGAAATACAATCAAATGGGCTGAGTGAGCAAGCTGAATAAATAGGGAAACATACATTACTTCAATACCTAAATATGTCATAATATGTGTGCTATGTGTGTTATCAAAATCGACATCATCAATGTTTATGATAATGCATCTCATGGTAGAGTGATGTCTACTGAGGCTTCCTGAAttggatttcatcagtatttggaACTGTCTCTTGGGTTGACCTATGAGTGTCCCTGGATGTGGAGGTGGTGAGCCCACAGTTCACCTCTGGTACAGGTCTTGGAAACCTCCTTTGATCTTCGCTGTGTCCACTGAACCCCTACCTTTCTGTGGCATCCGAGCAGACAGTCCCTAATTATTTGGGACTAAAGACCTCAGGGGTTCTGTTAGCGGTGTCTTTTTTAATGCCTGGTAACTTCTGTGTATCCAAGGTTGTCCATCCAAGTGTGGGATATGCTGTGTGTTTTGGATTGAGTGGGGTGTGGTCATTAAACTTGAGGTATGTAGTCTGTCTGATGTGGCACTGGATGACCCATGGAGGGGTAGGACTCTGGGACTGTCTGGAGCAACAGAGCACAGGTTTGGGGGATTATATCTGGGCACTGCATGGTGACTTGTGTCTGTTTCCTTTTCTTAAACCTAGTtcaaaaatgaataagtaaatttagtgagagatgttgaacactgttGGAAATTTCTGAGTGGTTTCTTGGGGTTGCAGAAGGGTCACGGAATGTCTGGCTTCCCAGCTgtagaggtggttgacttggaggATTTAGGAAACAGGGTCTGGAGGGAAAGGACACTGGGAGAACCCACAGGAGTTGGTTGTCCCTGTGGGTGGAGAGAAGAAGCCCAACTGTCTTACTGGTTGCTCTCCTTCCTGGCATTTCTGGTTGGGCTGGGTGGATTGTTGGTGTTACTGCTATTTCTAAATGTCAACCTTGGGGAGAAGATGAGAGAGTTTATGTACATACTCACATAAAAGAGAGCCCAGGAAAGATATTTCCAGCCACTTTTAAGTGGGTTGGAAGAGTGCTTGGGTAGGTTTTAAATGGCCTCAGCTCCCTCACAGGTATTGCCAAATGACACTTCTGCACAAAACCTACATTTTAAGAATATTACCCTGACTTTCAAGCTAAGAAAGACAGGCTCAGGGAGGGTCCTTGTCAGTGTTTTATTAGAGATTGAGAAGGGCAATTATCTGCTGCAGTCAGGTGGCCAGTGCATGTCAGGGAGACAGCACCGTACGTCCCAGAACATTGCTTTTTTGTCATGAGTTAAGGGAAAAAAGATTTCCTTCAAATCTCTGTAAGGTTGAAGACCATGTAGAAAGTGACAGAGAACTCAGAAGTGtaaggaaataaaaggagacgcaGAGACAGGATGCAGAGGCAGAAAGTGGCTATTGGTCTCAGTAGCCACTACTGATACCAGGAGGTTGCCCTAGGTCACTGTTGCCATAACTACATTAATGTTTATTGTATCACAGAGGTAGCTTATTCTGCAGTTACATTCCATAGTTACAATATGCAATGATTggagctttgtgtagctctcaagaaagtccattgtctgaagttactaTTAGGTGGGGAGGTCCAGGAGCTTGGTGAAATATTGTAGTTATCTAGCAAGccagttcctttattcccaggaacTGAGATCAAGGTCCAGGCTGGTAAAACTCTTGCACACAGACTCCTCATGGAGGACATTCCCACATCAGCTAAGCACTGCACATGTGGTAGTTATCTTACTAGTTCCTAGGAGAAACTGCAGAATACTCTAAGTGTGAAAAACAAAATGCCTGCTATCCCCAGGGATTTTGCTCATCAGAGGAAAATTTGCTGTCTTGTACATTTCCTCAGCCAGAACCCTTACACAGAAGAATGCAAGAGCCCTGGTCAGGTGCACCTTCTTTGAAGAAACTGGATTTCCAGTGTTGCATTTGGAGTGGCTCTAGGGGTGAGCTATGTGATGAGTAGGGGCTTTTCCTCTGGGCCCAATGGCTCTTACATGTAGACTTGGCTCATCTCCAGCCCCGGGGAGTCAGGAGAAGTGCTCACTCAGTGCAGCTGGAGGCTCATAGTAGATGAGGACCTTCCCTACACCAGTACCTAAGACAGTGGTCCCTGCTGAAGGTCCCGATGCTCAGCTGCCTGCATGATTGACTGGCTTCAGAGTCTTTCCTGGGACAGTCTGTGAACACAACAGGCAAGATCAACAGAAACCTGGAGATCTGAGGGACAGTGAGAGGTGGACATCAGAGAATGAGTCACCTCACCTAGGCTGCACAACTGAGAAGTTCAGCCCAGGACTTCGGAATACTTGTGGTAAGTGCAAATAGAAGGTGGCACCCACAGACCAGGATGTGCCTGTCAGAGTTCAGCTAGAGCAATTTGAAAACATCAGATGCAGGAAAGAATTTCTGATTAGCACTGGAGGTGACTGCACAGGAGGGACACATGGCCAGTGTGTCTCCATCTGCAACAAGGACAAAGACTGGTCCCTGGTGGTTCCCAGTCATTAAATATATTCCTCTCGGATCAGCCAGAGTGGAGTTCAGCAGCAGCACTGGCACCACACAGAGTGATGGTCTCCTGGAGAACCCATCTGCATTAGGGAGGCAGAGCTGTCCTTTCTTCTTTGAAACCTTGAAATTGCGATGTGCATGGCTGCTGTGGTGACGAAGAGGAAATGAACCCTGAAGATTTGGCTAGAAGATAGGAGGGCCAAGATGCTGGAATAGAGGTGGCTGCCATGTGATCAGATCAGAGAAGGGTCAGGGCAACAGGTGGAAAGCCTACGCAGCATAGAGAGGCATAAAGGCAGGTGGGAGCAAAGCACAGAACCAGGGTACTGCCCCTCTGcccgtggctggaggaggggcctGCAGGCACTGCTCAGCTGAGAGGACAGCAAGTGGATGGGAAGAGACCAGCAGTGCCCATGGCAAGGAAACCCGGAGGGCGGGCAGTTGTTTCCACTAAGTATCTGGTCCAAAAGGGGCTCCTCATGCGTAAGTGGCTTCAGAGGGGCCCCCACAATATCACTCAGCCAGCTTTCAGAGGGTACCAGGAGCCAGCCTGCTGAGGGGTTCAGGTAACAGAACATCGACTCACTGTCACTGGGGACACTGTCACAGTGTATGGGTGGGGATGGTCACAGACCACTGCATCAGGTGGAGGGAATGCCTGTCCCAAATGTGCTGCCAGTCTGAGCACTGGGGGGCACAGCCGGGTGGGATGCCCCTGGGTGGCTCTATGGCGGGCTGTCCTACCTTCTGTGGTGAAGAGCAAGATCCGCCCAGTGTGTTTTCTCCTCAAGTCCTGGTGGAGGCAGGGTCCTCTGTCCCACAGCCCCTCCAGCACAGAGTGTGGGGTTTCATTGCTTGCACTGGGCTCAGAGCTGCTCTGGTGGACAGCACAGCCCTGCCACAGGTCAGGGGCTAGTGTGGGGTTTGGCAGCTCTTGGATGTGGCTTCTCCAGCTGAGCACTGTGAGTCTGGAAGGTATCCACAGGACTGATTCAGGGGCAGGGAACTCACTGTGACATGGACCTTAGCTCACACTTTCTTACCATTGACCTCCTTTGTATCCCCCTGATTGGGGGACATGGTGATATCCCACATTTCAGTTAAGTGCTGGTGTCCCACAGTGCCTGTGAGTTCTGGAAGTGTCCTTTCCCATCATGCACTCACCCTGGTACAGGTTTGGGTGCCTGTGTAGGAGTCTGTGGGGAAGGTGTACAGCACAGTTTTGTCTTGTGAGGCTGTAATGAAATGACAGGTGTAAGGAATAAGGAGGAGACAGAGAAAAGGTGCAGATGCAGGGAAGATGGCAGAGTGGCTCTTGGTCTGAGGGGTTATTTTTATTCATACTAATAGGTTACATTGGGTCATTAGTACCATAAGCTTGTTATTGGTTAGAGTATCAGTAAGGTTAGTTATTCTGCAGTTACATTTCAGTTACAATATGCAATTTTAGGAGCTTTGTGCAGCTCTCCAGAaagtccattgtctgaagttactgttaggcaGCAGATCCAGGAGCAGcagagcttggtgaaacattgtagttatcaagcaagcaagttcctttattcccaggagctatgtGGCTGCAATCAAGGTTTGCGGCTTGGTGAGGCTCTAACACAGAGGCTTCTCAGGGCATTGCCATCCCAGCTAGACATGGTACATATATTAGCTATATGACTAGATCCTAAGAGTGATTGCAGGGCATTCTAAGGGTGGAAACCAGGTGCCTGTTACCATGTGGGAGTTTGCTCACCAGGGGAACGCTTccctgtacatttccacagtcaaaATCCCTACAGACAGGCATCCTCCTCCTCATCCAAGTGTTCTGTGCCTGCAGCCTGGATCACATATAATTTGTTAAGATCTTCTTCAGTGCATTATCAGCATTGATATTGCTAAAGATAAGATCAAGAAATCATGTAGTCTTTAGCATTTTATCCAAATTTTATGAAACATACATATTAATAGAGTTGCTGAAATATTTTAAGATGTGGGGGAGGAGAATAGAAATTGTAAGTGAAATGCACAGCATTTCCTGAAAACGCTTGAGTCTATAGGCCTCAAGAGAATGGTACTGTGGCAGGAGGTCTAATATGTAAAACACAGACAAGAAATGCTTTCCTAACGTTTCTAAGTCATTGattaaaatagaattaccattttaaatatctttattttgttccgGAATAAACCCTTCTCAATATGACTTTCCTCACTGCGTCCTTTACCTGTTTGTTTCTGAGACTATAGATGATAGGATTCAAGAAGGGAGGAACAATAGTGTAAAACACAGAAGGACCAATGTCCTGAGTCCCCTCAGAGGTCACTGACGGCCTTAGATACACGTAAGAGATAGAACTGAGGAAGACGGTCACCACGAGGATGTGGGGGACGCAGGTGGAGAAGGCCTTCCCCTGCTCCTGTGTGGGGAACCTGAGCACAGTAGAAAATATGCGCACATAGGACATGGCGATGAACGAGAAGCTGCCACCGCAAACCAGAACGGCGGAGATGAGAAGGAAGTGCTCATTGCTGGATGTGTCAGAGCAAGAGAGCATCAGCAGGGAGGGGATGTCACAGAAAAACTGAGGGACAATGTTGGAGCCACAGAAATTCAGCAGAAACGTGTCACCAGTGTGCACACCTGCGTAGACCAGGCCACTGAGCAGGGAAGCCAGGGTCAGGCGGACACAAATTTGGAGGTTTATGATAGTGGAATAATGCAGGGGCTGGCAGATGGCCACACAGCGGTCCCAGGCCATGACCATGAGAAATAGAATCTCCACAAAGGCACAAAAAATGACTAGGAAGATCTGGGTTGCACAGCCAGCCACTGAAATGGCCCTGTGGCCAGTGAGAGAGTTGACACAGGCAGTGGGGACAGTGACAGAAATGTAACACATGTCCAAGACGGACAGGTtcctgaggaagaagtacatgggtgtgTGCAGGTTCTGGTCAGCAGTGGTGACGGTGACGATGAGAAGGTTCCCTATGAGGGTAGCCAGGTACATGAGTAAGAATAAAATGGAGTAGAGGAACCTTAGTTTCCAGCCCTCAGCAAAGCCCATGAGGAGAAACTCGGTCACCATGGTGGAGTTGGCCATCTTGTGGAGATGCTGTCGACTGGGAGGCAGAGGAAAGAAGACAAGGGGCATACAAAAGTCAACAACCATCTCAGATGTTCTTCCTCCAAGTGTTTACTGCTGTATTAGGTAATCTGTGCATGGAGGGACGTCCACTACTGGCCTCCTTATTGGCTTCACCACTTCTGAGTAGATGGGACTCTGCTCAGGAGGTTCCCTGTCTTCTGTAACACCCAGCACCAAGTCATTGTCTCAATGAAGACTGAGTACCCAGTGCATCTGAAATCCCTGTGTTACAGTAAGGTCACAGTTCCACAAAAGTGTCATTAGGAGCTGACCAGCACATTTGGGTGGATGTGGACACCCAGCAAGAATGGGCTCAGTGCCCTCCAGCATGGTCTGCCTGTCATCAAGAGACATGCCTCTATTCACTGTCCTGTCCCTATGTGCAGAAAATAGTATTGAGAGTCTCCACACATTCCTAAAGCCTGCCACTGTCAGGACTTGCAGAGTGGGTGGTAGGCTGCTGATTTACATGTGCTTTTACAATTGTTCTATGGAAATCTTTCAATTCTGCAAATTATAACTCCGTCAATGCTTGGAGCAAAGTTGAAGCTGTAACTGAATTTGAAGTCACAGTTGGAGGTGAAGTAAGCCACCTGTGATCACATGGGGAACTGAATGCTGGGACTTCCTTGGGATCCATGCTGTTGATGTTGTTGGTACTCTACCAAAGCCTGGGTTTCATGACACTATAATGTATACCTTTGTAATAAAATTGATCGAGGTACTTCCTAATCTTGATCATCTGATTATTTCTCATTAAAAGTATTTGgcttcttgtgtggttattttgcccCTATATTTACACCTGGGTTTGGTACAAGTTTCACTGGATAGCACCCTGACACAAACAACCGTAGTTCTGCATTGTCCTCTGCCCCCAAGTCCCCTCCATCACTATCTCTACTGCCCGACTTTCCTCGCTCCATGGACTAATACTTCACTTCTCTCTAGAACAATTTTCCCTATTGTTCTATCAGCATGTGCAATTTTGTAACACAgattttatgtattatattagtTTTGTAGGATAATATTTGTGCCTCAGTGATATAACTGTTACATTAATATCTCCAGCAACAAGAGTCATTTCCTAAGGAAGAAACAATCTCAAAGAGAACCAACTAGTGCATCTCAAATTATAAGTGTGGCAGTGTGTGGGGAGATGAGCCTGGCTTACCCAGCAAGCCCTGTACGCAGGTCAGCATAGGCCTAGTTCTGCTGGGGTCCTAAGGCCAAGGCTGTAGGGCCCTGGACTGCCCATCACCCTCTCTGGGTTCTCTGCATCTCCTGCTCTTCTTTCCTCTCCCAGGAGGAGACTGCGGGGTTCTCGAGAGCCTCTGCCACCCCCATTCTCTTGGGCTGTTTTCCTCATGTTCTGTTGCTTGCCAGAACCTTCCACTCCATGTTCTCACCTCCATGAACTGTAGGAACCTTCTGTGTGCGGTAAGGTCTGGCTTGGTCTGGTAGATAGgtgttttttcctttcccctttttCTTCATTGTCATGGAAAAGGTATTACAATCCTTTTTAGTCAAGTTCATTAAACGCTGACTCTCCCTTTGTGGGAAAACCATTGGCCACTAAGTCCTGAGAGGGTGGCATGGCTGTGTCCTGACTTTTTCCAGTTCAGGTTTCTTGTCATGTTAACCCTGCTGTCCC is a genomic window of Callospermophilus lateralis isolate mCalLat2 chromosome 5, mCalLat2.hap1, whole genome shotgun sequence containing:
- the LOC143398934 gene encoding olfactory receptor 14C36-like, translating into MANSTMVTEFLLMGFAEGWKLRFLYSILFLLMYLATLIGNLLIVTVTTADQNLHTPMYFFLRNLSVLDMCYISVTVPTACVNSLTGHRAISVAGCATQIFLVIFCAFVEILFLMVMAWDRCVAICQPLHYSTIINLQICVRLTLASLLSGLVYAGVHTGDTFLLNFCGSNIVPQFFCDIPSLLMLSCSDTSSNEHFLLISAVLVCGGSFSFIAMSYVRIFSTVLRFPTQEQGKAFSTCVPHILVVTVFLSSISYVYLRPSVTSEGTQDIGPSVFYTIVPPFLNPIIYSLRNKQVKDAVRKVILRRVYSGTK